In Kordia antarctica, the following proteins share a genomic window:
- a CDS encoding heavy metal translocating P-type ATPase: MDTVNIFETKEKKHKQGIKESFPVTGMTCASCAASVESVLKHTEGVFDASVNFASSSVLVEYDKAINPENFQNALRGVGYDLILDTENSSEAQQELQQKHYQDIKNRTIWSAILTLPIFVLGMFYMNWGPGKWISLVLTFPILFWFGRSFFINAFKQAKYGKANMDTLVALSTGIAFLFSVFNTFFSEFWLSRGTEPHVYYEAATVIITFISLGKLLEEKAKSNTSSAIKKLMGLQPKTLKIIENDEEKEIPISSVQVGQTILVKPGEKIPVDGLVSKGNSYVNESMITGEPVPVEKTKDEKVFAGTVNQKGSFQFTAEKVGGETLLSQIIKMVQEAQGSKAPVQKLVDKIAGIFVPVVMSISIITFIVWFSIGGNNAFSQALLTSVAVLVIACPCALGLATPTAIMVGIGKGAENNILIKDAESLELGYKVNAVILDKTGTITEGKPNVTDVIWNDKLDDLSKYKQTLLAIESQSEHPLAEAVVNHLKEQNVEQSEISAFESITGKGVQAENGSKYYVGNHKLMVEKNIQIDINFTQTTESLEDQAKTVIFFSNEKQVLAILAIADKIKETSKKAIAILQERGIEVYMLTGDNKKTASAVAMQVGITNYKGEVMPSEKAAFVEKLQADGKIVAMVGDGINDSHALAQANVSIAMGKGSDIAMDVAKMTLITSDLQSIPKALELSKRTVLGIRQNLFWAFIYNIIGIPIAAGVLYPINGFLLDPMIAGAAMAFSSVSVVTNSLRLKRIKL, translated from the coding sequence ATGGATACAGTTAACATTTTTGAAACCAAAGAAAAAAAACATAAGCAAGGAATAAAAGAATCATTTCCAGTTACTGGTATGACCTGTGCATCCTGCGCAGCAAGTGTAGAGTCTGTACTAAAACATACTGAAGGTGTCTTTGATGCCAGCGTCAATTTTGCCAGCAGTTCTGTTTTGGTAGAATATGATAAAGCCATAAATCCCGAGAACTTTCAAAATGCGTTAAGAGGAGTTGGTTACGATTTAATTCTGGATACCGAAAATTCATCAGAAGCCCAGCAAGAACTTCAACAAAAACACTATCAGGATATAAAAAACCGTACTATTTGGTCGGCTATTCTTACCCTTCCAATTTTCGTATTAGGAATGTTCTATATGAATTGGGGACCAGGAAAATGGATTTCCTTGGTACTGACGTTTCCTATACTTTTTTGGTTTGGGCGAAGTTTCTTTATAAACGCCTTTAAGCAAGCCAAATATGGTAAAGCCAATATGGATACCTTGGTAGCCTTGAGTACTGGAATCGCTTTCTTGTTTAGTGTATTCAATACATTTTTTTCTGAATTTTGGTTGAGTCGAGGTACTGAACCTCACGTCTATTATGAAGCAGCAACAGTAATTATAACCTTTATTTCCTTGGGGAAATTATTGGAGGAAAAGGCAAAATCTAATACCTCTTCGGCTATTAAAAAACTGATGGGTCTACAACCTAAAACGCTAAAAATTATTGAGAATGATGAAGAAAAAGAAATTCCGATTTCATCTGTGCAAGTAGGGCAAACTATTTTGGTGAAACCTGGAGAAAAAATTCCTGTTGATGGTTTAGTCTCAAAAGGAAATTCTTATGTGAATGAAAGTATGATTACGGGGGAACCTGTTCCTGTAGAAAAAACAAAGGATGAAAAAGTATTTGCAGGTACGGTAAACCAAAAAGGAAGTTTTCAATTTACCGCTGAAAAAGTAGGCGGGGAAACCTTATTATCCCAAATCATCAAAATGGTACAGGAAGCCCAAGGAAGTAAAGCGCCTGTTCAAAAATTGGTCGATAAAATCGCTGGAATATTTGTTCCTGTGGTAATGAGTATTTCCATTATAACATTTATTGTTTGGTTTTCGATTGGTGGTAACAACGCATTTTCTCAAGCATTATTGACTTCAGTCGCTGTATTGGTCATTGCCTGTCCTTGCGCATTAGGGTTGGCAACACCTACGGCAATAATGGTAGGCATTGGCAAAGGAGCAGAAAATAATATTCTTATAAAAGATGCCGAAAGCTTGGAACTAGGTTATAAAGTAAATGCGGTAATTCTTGACAAAACAGGCACGATTACAGAAGGAAAACCTAATGTAACTGATGTAATTTGGAACGATAAACTTGACGACCTAAGTAAATACAAACAAACTCTATTGGCTATCGAAAGTCAATCAGAACATCCTTTGGCAGAAGCGGTTGTCAACCATTTAAAAGAGCAAAACGTCGAACAATCTGAAATTTCAGCTTTTGAAAGTATTACGGGAAAAGGCGTTCAAGCTGAAAATGGTTCAAAGTATTATGTGGGCAACCATAAACTAATGGTCGAGAAAAATATTCAAATCGACATTAACTTTACCCAAACAACTGAAAGTTTAGAAGACCAAGCAAAGACGGTAATATTCTTCAGTAATGAAAAACAAGTGCTGGCAATACTGGCCATTGCGGACAAGATTAAGGAAACTTCTAAAAAGGCAATAGCTATACTGCAAGAAAGAGGAATTGAAGTGTATATGCTTACTGGAGATAATAAGAAAACCGCATCTGCTGTCGCAATGCAGGTAGGAATAACAAATTACAAAGGTGAAGTAATGCCTTCGGAGAAAGCAGCTTTTGTTGAAAAATTACAGGCAGATGGAAAAATAGTAGCTATGGTTGGCGATGGCATCAATGATTCTCACGCTTTAGCACAGGCTAATGTGAGTATTGCAATGGGTAAAGGATCAGACATAGCAATGGACGTCGCAAAAATGACATTGATAACGTCAGATTTACAATCCATTCCCAAAGCATTAGAGCTATCAAAAAGAACCGTGTTAGGTATCCGACAAAACCTGTTTTGGGCATTCATTTATAACATCATTGGAATACCTATTGCCGCAGGTGTTTTGTATCCAATAAATGGTTTCTTATTAGATCCTATGATTGCAGGAGCAGCAATGGCATTCAGTAGTGTTTCGGTAGTGACAAATAGTCTAAGACTTAAACGAATAAAACTTTAA
- a CDS encoding heavy-metal-associated domain-containing protein — translation MKTLKFKTNINCGGCVSKVTPFLNKQDGVVNWEVDTTNPDKILTIEGDGASEEDVKATLQKIGFKAESVD, via the coding sequence ATGAAAACTTTAAAATTTAAAACAAATATTAATTGTGGTGGTTGTGTATCTAAAGTAACCCCTTTTTTAAACAAACAAGATGGTGTTGTAAACTGGGAAGTAGATACAACCAATCCTGATAAAATTCTAACTATAGAAGGCGATGGAGCTTCGGAAGAAGATGTAAAAGCTACATTACAGAAAATTGGATTTAAGGCCGAGTCCGTAGATTAA